One window of the Nocardia huaxiensis genome contains the following:
- a CDS encoding IS5 family transposase (programmed frameshift), with protein MTDKQWELLELLLPKSDGRVGRNFSNNRLVVEGMLFRLRTGVPWRDLPEAFGPWQTVWKRHRRYAGDGTWDRVLVALTALADATGNLDWVVSVDSSIMRVHQHGANSRVAVRRAPARTVSYEPADHAIGRSRGGLTTKAHLATDGNGRGLAVLSAGQAGDSPMMPAVLDAIAVPRLTGGPPRCRPDRVLADKAYSSASNRALLRGRGVGAVIPERADPIANRKRRGRAGGRPPRFDSVAYKGRNVVERAFNKVKHWRGVATRYDKLASTYRAGFVMALAIEWLKLLGDMT; from the exons CCGATGGCCGTGTGGGGCGCAACTTCTCCAATAATCGCCTGGTCGTGGAGGGGATGTTGTTCCGGTTGCGGACCGGGGTGCCGTGGCGGGATCTGCCGGAGGCGTTCGGTCCGTGGCAGACGGTGTGGAAGCGTCATCGCCGTTATGCCGGGGACGGGACCTGGGATCGGGTGCTGGTCGCGTTGACCGCGCTCGCGGACGCGACCGGGAACCTGGATTGGGTTGTGTCGGTGGATTCTTCGATCATGCGAGTGCATCAACACGGTGCGAAC TCTCGCGTGGCGGTGAGGCGAGCACCGGCCCGGACGGTGAGCTATGAGCCGGCCGATCACGCGATCGGCCGGTCCCGGGGCGGGCTGACCACGAAAGCGCATCTGGCCACCGACGGCAACGGTCGTGGTCTGGCGGTGCTGAGCGCGGGCCAGGCCGGTGATTCGCCGATGATGCCCGCGGTACTCGACGCGATCGCGGTGCCGCGGCTGACCGGTGGCCCGCCGCGTTGCCGTCCTGATCGGGTGCTCGCCGACAAGGCGTATTCCTCGGCGAGCAACCGAGCCTTGTTGCGTGGCAGAGGTGTCGGCGCTGTCATTCCCGAACGGGCTGATCCGATCGCCAATCGGAAACGGCGGGGCCGTGCCGGTGGGCGGCCACCGAGGTTCGATTCGGTCGCCTACAAGGGACGTAATGTCGTCGAACGTGCCTTCAACAAGGTCAAGCATTGGCGCGGTGTCGCCACTCGCTACGACAAACTCGCCTCGACCTACCGCGCCGGGTTCGTCATGGCCCTGGCCATCGAATGGCTGAAGCTATTGGGAGACATGACCTAG